From Primulina huaijiensis isolate GDHJ02 chromosome 15, ASM1229523v2, whole genome shotgun sequence, one genomic window encodes:
- the LOC140959007 gene encoding RNA pseudouridine synthase 1, producing the protein MAAAETLTPANNYPAPLSPPPPAISKNLELNRSLAASSKSSLFSLSKTELLFEDEWLIAVNKPQGIYCESVLSDVQKLLNDNGEQLHLANRLDRDTSGVTLITKSHKVAAKLVKAFAQHTVNKTYIAFCVGTVPKWENIIIKSGHGRSKHGAWRVYASSDVGRTLPGGSTVKDMETLFEVISVNGDLSGSEKHGDKAIVVEEKSDVSCDMEKAEVVVRACPRSGRTHQIRLHCQYLGIPIRGDVKYEGVYEWKGARYEGHQLHAESLAFEHPVKRGPLLIRAPLPLWARQELV; encoded by the exons ATGGCTGCTGCGGAAACCCTAACGCCGGCTAACAACTACCCAGCGCCACTGTCCCCTCCACCGCCCGCCATATCCAAGAACTTGGAGTTGAACAGATCATTGGCAGCTTCTTCAAAATCGTCACTTTTTTCTCTCTCTAAAACCGAGCTTCTGTTCGAAGATGAATGGCTCATCGCTGTGAATAAGCCTCAGGGAATCTATTGCGAAAGCGTTTTATCTGATGTTCAAAAGCTGCTGAACGATAATG GGGAGCAACTCCATTTAGCTAATCGTCTTGATCGTGATACAAGCGGCGTCACGCTCATAACCAAGTCGCATAAAGTGGCGGCTAAGCTCGTGAAAGCATTCGCCCAACACACggtgaataaaacttacattgCTTTCTGTGTAGGAACTGTTCcgaaatgggaaaatatcatCATAAAGTCCGGTCATGGTCGATCAAAACATGGAGCTTGGCGAGTTTATGCTAGTTCAGATGTAGGACGAACGCTCCCTGGTGGATCTACTGTGAAGGACATGGAAACTTTGTTTGAGGTCATCTCAGTAAATGGGGACTTATCTGGATCGGAAAAACATGGAGACAAAGCCATTGTTGTGGAAGAGAAATCCGATGTTTCGTGTGACATGGAGAAAGCCGAGGTTGTAGTAAGAGCATGTCCAAGGAGCGGAAGGACTCATCAGATCAGGTTGCACTGCCAGTATCTTGGAATTCCTATTCGAGGGGATGTTAAGTATGAAGGTGTGTATGAATGGAAGGGTGCACGGTATGAAGGGCACCAACTTCATGCGGAGAGCTTGGCTTTCGAGCATCCTGTTAAACGAGGGCCGCTGTTGATTCGGGCACCGCTGCCTTTGTGGGCGAGGCAAGAATTGGTGTAG
- the LOC140959006 gene encoding mannosyl-oligosaccharide 1,2-alpha-mannosidase MNS1-like isoform X1, producing MARTRSSSTRWRFLNPAYYFKRPKRLAFLFMLFVCATLLFWDRQTLVREHEEEVSKLNNEVIRLKDLLEEIKTGQEDARKEKSSAQGHSSGRHSDVFDDPIDIERREKVKDAMIHAWTSYETFAWGHDELQPQTKNGVNSFGGLGATLIDALDTLYIMGLEEQFQKAREWVAKSLDFNKNYDASVFETTIRVVGGLLSSYDLSGDKVFLEKAKDIADRLLPAWDTPSGIPYNVINLAHGNPHNPGWSGGDSILADSGTEQLEFIALSQRTGDIKYQQKVENVILELNKTFPPDGLLPIYINPHRGTRSHSTITFGAMGDSFYEYLLKVWIQGNKTAAVKHYREMWETSMKGLLTLVRRTTPSSFVYLCEKNGASLIDKMDELACFAPGMLALGSTGYAPDEAKKFLSLAEELAWTCYNFYLSTPTKLAGENYFFNSGQDMSVGTSWNILRPETVESLFYLWRLTGNKTYQEWGWNIFLAFEKNSRIETGYVGLKDVNTGVKDNMMQSFFLAETLKYLYLLFSPSSVISLDEWVFNTEAHPIRITPRNDHVETMGVSFGKHKPETRSRARKEGRFGEN from the exons ATGGCGAGGACTAGATCGTCGTCCACCAGGTGGAGATTCCTAAATCCTGCCTATTATTTTAAGAGACCAAAGCGTTTAGCTTTTCTCTTTATGCTCTTCGTCTGCGCCACTTTGCTTTTTTGGGATCGTCAAACTTTAGTCCGCGAACACGAG GAAGAGGTGTCTAAATTGAACAATGAAGTTATTCGGTTAAAAGATCTG CTTGAAGAAATAAAGACTGGTCAAGAGGATGCTAGAAAGGAAAAGTCTAGTGCCCAAGGCCATAGTTCAGGCAGACATTCAGATGTTTTTGATGACCCAATTGATATTGAACGACGAGAGAAAGTTAAAGATGCCATGATTCATGCATGGACTTCATATGAAACATTTGCTTGGGGTCATGACGAACTCCAG CCTCAAACCAAGAATGGCGTCAACAGCTTTGGTGGTCTTGGAGCAACTTTAATTGATGCTCTTGACACACTATACATTATGGGTTTGGAGGAGCAGTTCCAAAAGGCTAGAGA GTGGGTTGCAAAGTCCTTGGACTTTAACAAGAACTATGATGCAAGCGTGTTTGAGACAACCATAAG AGTTGTAGGTGGACTTCTCAGCTCATATGATCTCTCTGGCGATAAAGTTTTCCTTGAAAAAGCTAAAGATATTGCTGACAGACTTCTGCCTGCATGGGATACTCCTTCTGGCATACCATATAATGTTATTAACTTGGCTCATGGGAATCCGCATAATCCTGGGTGGTCAGGG gGTGATAGTATCCTGGCAGATTCTGGCACCGAGCAGCTGGAATTTATTGCTCTTTCCCAAAGGACAGGGGACATCAAGTATCAGCAGAAG GTGGAAAATGTTATATTGGAGCTTAATAAAACCTTTCCGCCCGATGGTTTGCTTCCTATATATATTAATCCACACAGAGGAACGAGATCTCACTCAACCATAACCTTCGGAGCCATGGGAGACAG CTTTTATGAATATCTACTCAAGGTGTGGATTCAAGGAAACAAGACCGCTGCAGTGAAGCATTATCG GGAAATGTGGGAGACATCAATGAAAGGTCTTCTTACCTTGGTTCGGAGAACTACCCCTTCTTCTTTTGTTTATCTCTGCGAGAAGAATGGAGCTTCATTGATAGATAAG ATGGATGAACTTGCATGTTTTGCTCCAGGAATGTTAGCATTGGGTTCTACGGGTTATGCTCCTGATGAAGCTAAAAAGTTTTTATCTCTGGCAGAGGAG CTAGCTTGGACGTGCTATAATTTCTACCTATCAACACCCACGAAATTAGCTGGAGAAAATTACTTCTTTAATTCAGGACAA GATATGAGCGTTGGAACTTCATGGAACATATTAAGGCCAGAAACAGTCGAGTCACTCTTTTACCTCTGGCGTTTGACTGGTAATAAGACATATCAAGAATGGGGATGGAATATCTTTCTAGCATTCGAGAAGAACTCCCGCATAGAGACAGGATATGTTGGATTAAAAGAT GTTAATACTGGTGTGAAAGACAACATGATGCAAAGCTTTTTTCTGGCAGAGACGCTTAAATATCTGTACCTTCTTTTCTCACCATCTTCGGTCATTTCACTGGATGAATGGGTTTTCAACACAGAAGCGCACCCTATTAGAATAACTCCTCGAAATGACCATGTGGAAACAATGGGAGTATCATTTGGAAAACATAAACCAGAAACTCGATCACGTGCCAGGAAAGAAGGTAGATTTGGTGAGAACTAG
- the LOC140959006 gene encoding mannosyl-oligosaccharide 1,2-alpha-mannosidase MNS1-like isoform X3 — protein sequence MIHAWTSYETFAWGHDELQPQTKNGVNSFGGLGATLIDALDTLYIMGLEEQFQKAREWVAKSLDFNKNYDASVFETTIRVVGGLLSSYDLSGDKVFLEKAKDIADRLLPAWDTPSGIPYNVINLAHGNPHNPGWSGGDSILADSGTEQLEFIALSQRTGDIKYQQKVENVILELNKTFPPDGLLPIYINPHRGTRSHSTITFGAMGDSFYEYLLKVWIQGNKTAAVKHYREMWETSMKGLLTLVRRTTPSSFVYLCEKNGASLIDKMDELACFAPGMLALGSTGYAPDEAKKFLSLAEELAWTCYNFYLSTPTKLAGENYFFNSGQDMSVGTSWNILRPETVESLFYLWRLTGNKTYQEWGWNIFLAFEKNSRIETGYVGLKDVNTGVKDNMMQSFFLAETLKYLYLLFSPSSVISLDEWVFNTEAHPIRITPRNDHVETMGVSFGKHKPETRSRARKEGRFGEN from the exons ATGATTCATGCATGGACTTCATATGAAACATTTGCTTGGGGTCATGACGAACTCCAG CCTCAAACCAAGAATGGCGTCAACAGCTTTGGTGGTCTTGGAGCAACTTTAATTGATGCTCTTGACACACTATACATTATGGGTTTGGAGGAGCAGTTCCAAAAGGCTAGAGA GTGGGTTGCAAAGTCCTTGGACTTTAACAAGAACTATGATGCAAGCGTGTTTGAGACAACCATAAG AGTTGTAGGTGGACTTCTCAGCTCATATGATCTCTCTGGCGATAAAGTTTTCCTTGAAAAAGCTAAAGATATTGCTGACAGACTTCTGCCTGCATGGGATACTCCTTCTGGCATACCATATAATGTTATTAACTTGGCTCATGGGAATCCGCATAATCCTGGGTGGTCAGGG gGTGATAGTATCCTGGCAGATTCTGGCACCGAGCAGCTGGAATTTATTGCTCTTTCCCAAAGGACAGGGGACATCAAGTATCAGCAGAAG GTGGAAAATGTTATATTGGAGCTTAATAAAACCTTTCCGCCCGATGGTTTGCTTCCTATATATATTAATCCACACAGAGGAACGAGATCTCACTCAACCATAACCTTCGGAGCCATGGGAGACAG CTTTTATGAATATCTACTCAAGGTGTGGATTCAAGGAAACAAGACCGCTGCAGTGAAGCATTATCG GGAAATGTGGGAGACATCAATGAAAGGTCTTCTTACCTTGGTTCGGAGAACTACCCCTTCTTCTTTTGTTTATCTCTGCGAGAAGAATGGAGCTTCATTGATAGATAAG ATGGATGAACTTGCATGTTTTGCTCCAGGAATGTTAGCATTGGGTTCTACGGGTTATGCTCCTGATGAAGCTAAAAAGTTTTTATCTCTGGCAGAGGAG CTAGCTTGGACGTGCTATAATTTCTACCTATCAACACCCACGAAATTAGCTGGAGAAAATTACTTCTTTAATTCAGGACAA GATATGAGCGTTGGAACTTCATGGAACATATTAAGGCCAGAAACAGTCGAGTCACTCTTTTACCTCTGGCGTTTGACTGGTAATAAGACATATCAAGAATGGGGATGGAATATCTTTCTAGCATTCGAGAAGAACTCCCGCATAGAGACAGGATATGTTGGATTAAAAGAT GTTAATACTGGTGTGAAAGACAACATGATGCAAAGCTTTTTTCTGGCAGAGACGCTTAAATATCTGTACCTTCTTTTCTCACCATCTTCGGTCATTTCACTGGATGAATGGGTTTTCAACACAGAAGCGCACCCTATTAGAATAACTCCTCGAAATGACCATGTGGAAACAATGGGAGTATCATTTGGAAAACATAAACCAGAAACTCGATCACGTGCCAGGAAAGAAGGTAGATTTGGTGAGAACTAG
- the LOC140959006 gene encoding mannosyl-oligosaccharide 1,2-alpha-mannosidase MNS1-like isoform X2, with the protein MARTRSSSTRWRFLNPAYYFKRPKRLAFLFMLFVCATLLFWDRQTLVREHEEEVSKLNNEVIRLKDLLEEIKTGQEDARKEKSSAQGHSSGRHSDVFDDPIDIERREKVKDAMIHAWTSYETFAWGHDELQPQTKNGVNSFGGLGATLIDALDTLYIMGLEEQFQKAREWVAKSLDFNKNYDASVFETTIRVVGGLLSSYDLSGDKVFLEKAKDIADRLLPAWDTPSGIPYNVINLAHGNPHNPGWSGGDSILADSGTEQLEFIALSQRTGDIKYQQKVENVILELNKTFPPDGLLPIYINPHRGTRSHSTITFGAMGDSFYEYLLKVWIQGNKTAAVKHYREMWETSMKGLLTLVRRTTPSSFVYLCEKNGASLIDKMDELACFAPGMLALGSTGYAPDEAKKFLSLAEELAWTCYNFYLSTPTKLAGENYFFNSGQDMSVGTSWNILRPETVESLFYLWRLTGNKTYQEWGWNIFLAFEKNSRIETGYVGLKDFSLRDMKFMP; encoded by the exons ATGGCGAGGACTAGATCGTCGTCCACCAGGTGGAGATTCCTAAATCCTGCCTATTATTTTAAGAGACCAAAGCGTTTAGCTTTTCTCTTTATGCTCTTCGTCTGCGCCACTTTGCTTTTTTGGGATCGTCAAACTTTAGTCCGCGAACACGAG GAAGAGGTGTCTAAATTGAACAATGAAGTTATTCGGTTAAAAGATCTG CTTGAAGAAATAAAGACTGGTCAAGAGGATGCTAGAAAGGAAAAGTCTAGTGCCCAAGGCCATAGTTCAGGCAGACATTCAGATGTTTTTGATGACCCAATTGATATTGAACGACGAGAGAAAGTTAAAGATGCCATGATTCATGCATGGACTTCATATGAAACATTTGCTTGGGGTCATGACGAACTCCAG CCTCAAACCAAGAATGGCGTCAACAGCTTTGGTGGTCTTGGAGCAACTTTAATTGATGCTCTTGACACACTATACATTATGGGTTTGGAGGAGCAGTTCCAAAAGGCTAGAGA GTGGGTTGCAAAGTCCTTGGACTTTAACAAGAACTATGATGCAAGCGTGTTTGAGACAACCATAAG AGTTGTAGGTGGACTTCTCAGCTCATATGATCTCTCTGGCGATAAAGTTTTCCTTGAAAAAGCTAAAGATATTGCTGACAGACTTCTGCCTGCATGGGATACTCCTTCTGGCATACCATATAATGTTATTAACTTGGCTCATGGGAATCCGCATAATCCTGGGTGGTCAGGG gGTGATAGTATCCTGGCAGATTCTGGCACCGAGCAGCTGGAATTTATTGCTCTTTCCCAAAGGACAGGGGACATCAAGTATCAGCAGAAG GTGGAAAATGTTATATTGGAGCTTAATAAAACCTTTCCGCCCGATGGTTTGCTTCCTATATATATTAATCCACACAGAGGAACGAGATCTCACTCAACCATAACCTTCGGAGCCATGGGAGACAG CTTTTATGAATATCTACTCAAGGTGTGGATTCAAGGAAACAAGACCGCTGCAGTGAAGCATTATCG GGAAATGTGGGAGACATCAATGAAAGGTCTTCTTACCTTGGTTCGGAGAACTACCCCTTCTTCTTTTGTTTATCTCTGCGAGAAGAATGGAGCTTCATTGATAGATAAG ATGGATGAACTTGCATGTTTTGCTCCAGGAATGTTAGCATTGGGTTCTACGGGTTATGCTCCTGATGAAGCTAAAAAGTTTTTATCTCTGGCAGAGGAG CTAGCTTGGACGTGCTATAATTTCTACCTATCAACACCCACGAAATTAGCTGGAGAAAATTACTTCTTTAATTCAGGACAA GATATGAGCGTTGGAACTTCATGGAACATATTAAGGCCAGAAACAGTCGAGTCACTCTTTTACCTCTGGCGTTTGACTGGTAATAAGACATATCAAGAATGGGGATGGAATATCTTTCTAGCATTCGAGAAGAACTCCCGCATAGAGACAGGATATGTTGGATTAAAAGAT TTTTCTTTGAGAGACATGAAATTCATGCCATGA
- the LOC140959558 gene encoding uncharacterized protein isoform X2: protein MEPAIEIWDLDIMDAVQPAAALGGVIEKKKAKKKSVKYKAGSHTDSDLGLAWNKEYRNILASASASASASADKLVKIWDVATEKCDITMDHHTDKARLNLHHFVF, encoded by the exons ATGGAACCAGCCATTGAGATATGGGACCTTGACATT ATGGATGCAGTTCAGCCAGCTGCTGCATTGGGCGGTGTTATTGAAAAGAAAAAGGCAAAGAAG AAATCTGTTAAATATAAAGCTGGCAGTCATACTGATTCGGATCTTGGACTTGCTTGGAACAAGGAGTACAG GAACATTCTTGCAAGTGCAAGTGCAAGTGCAAGTGCAAGTGCAGACAAGTTGGTTAAGATTTGGGATGTGGCCACTGAAAAATGTGATATAACCATGGACCACCATACAGATAAGGCACGGCTTAACCTGCATCACTTTGTGTTCTGA